One genomic window of Paeniglutamicibacter sp. Y32M11 includes the following:
- a CDS encoding Na+/H+ antiporter subunit D: MIDAPLSAVSFAPLAVALPIFGAALAFIMRRKRRTQITVTISVLVITLCLEIWMLATVWGGGTYAVTLGGWAPPFGISMVVDGFSAFMLVVSSVVCLAVLLYATSQGMADGDEDGPVSIFHPAYLILVAGVSNAFLAGDLFNLYVGFEILLTASYVLLTLGGTVARIRAGTTYVVVSVLSSMLFLISIGMIYAATGTVNMADLSLKLAEIAPGTQTVLHVMLLVAFGIKAAVFPLSFWLPDSYPTAPAPVTAVFAGLLTKVGVYAIIRTETLLFPGNKFSTALLVVAGLTMLVGILGAVAQTDIKRMLSFTLTSHIGFLIFGVAVGNQLAMGATVYYVAHHIVVQTSLFLVAGLIERRAGTSNIDRLGSLAKLSPLLGMLFFIPAINLGGIPPFSGFLGKLGLVQGGAEMGTPLAWVLIAVSLLTSLLTLLTIARIWNRAFWRKAEDAVDPDPLLLVGVGAKRGATYDIVADEPGSKYSDRGDSALLPKGMLAMTGALVLVGVALTVFAGPLFDFSDRAAEQLLNPGHYIEAVLGSTEGNSP; this comes from the coding sequence ATGATCGATGCACCGCTTTCGGCCGTGTCCTTTGCCCCGTTGGCCGTTGCCCTGCCGATTTTTGGTGCGGCACTGGCCTTCATCATGCGCCGCAAGCGCCGCACCCAGATCACCGTAACCATCAGCGTTTTGGTCATCACCCTATGCCTGGAAATCTGGATGCTGGCCACGGTCTGGGGCGGCGGCACCTACGCCGTCACGCTCGGCGGCTGGGCACCACCCTTCGGCATCTCGATGGTTGTTGATGGATTCTCCGCCTTCATGCTGGTGGTCTCCTCCGTGGTCTGCCTGGCGGTGCTGCTCTACGCCACCAGTCAGGGCATGGCCGATGGGGACGAAGATGGGCCGGTGTCCATCTTCCATCCCGCCTACCTGATTCTGGTGGCGGGCGTATCAAACGCCTTCCTGGCCGGGGATCTGTTTAACCTCTACGTGGGCTTCGAAATTCTGCTCACCGCATCCTATGTGCTGCTGACCCTGGGCGGCACCGTGGCCAGAATCCGGGCCGGGACCACCTACGTGGTGGTTTCGGTGCTTTCCTCGATGCTGTTCTTGATCTCCATTGGCATGATCTATGCCGCCACCGGCACCGTGAACATGGCCGATCTGTCGCTGAAATTGGCAGAAATTGCCCCCGGCACCCAGACGGTCTTGCACGTGATGCTGCTGGTCGCCTTCGGGATCAAGGCAGCTGTCTTCCCGCTGTCCTTCTGGCTCCCAGACTCCTACCCGACGGCTCCGGCCCCGGTGACGGCCGTTTTTGCCGGGTTGCTGACCAAGGTCGGGGTGTACGCCATCATTCGCACCGAGACCCTGTTGTTCCCGGGAAACAAGTTCTCCACCGCACTGCTGGTGGTGGCCGGGTTGACGATGCTGGTGGGAATCCTGGGTGCCGTGGCGCAGACGGACATCAAACGTATGCTCTCCTTCACCCTGACCAGCCACATCGGTTTCCTGATCTTCGGGGTGGCGGTGGGTAACCAGCTGGCCATGGGAGCCACCGTCTACTACGTGGCGCACCACATCGTGGTACAGACATCGCTCTTCCTGGTCGCCGGGCTGATTGAACGCCGGGCAGGAACCTCCAACATCGATCGGCTTGGCTCGCTGGCCAAACTCTCCCCGCTACTGGGCATGCTCTTCTTCATCCCCGCCATCAACCTCGGCGGCATTCCGCCGTTCTCCGGGTTCCTGGGCAAGCTGGGGCTGGTGCAAGGTGGTGCCGAGATGGGGACCCCGCTGGCCTGGGTCCTGATAGCGGTCTCGTTGCTGACCTCGCTGCTCACGTTGCTGACCATCGCGCGCATCTGGAACAGGGCGTTCTGGCGTAAGGCAGAAGACGCGGTGGATCCGGATCCGCTGTTGCTCGTTGGCGTCGGGGCGAAGCGCGGGGCCACCTACGACATCGTGGCCGATGAGCCCGGGAGCAAATACTCGGACCGCGGGGATTCGGCGTTGCTGCCCAAAGGCATGCTGGCCATGACCGGGGCACTGGTGTTGGTGGGTGTGGCCCTGACGGTGTTCGCCGGCCCGCTCTTTGACTTCAGTGACAGGGCAGCGGAGCAATTGCTGAATCCGGGACACTACATCGAAGCGGTGCTGGGTAGTACCGAGGGGAATTCGCCATGA
- a CDS encoding Na(+)/H(+) antiporter subunit C: MSTNVTLLIVMGVLFAVGIYLLLERSLTRVLLGIVVLGNGVNLLILASGGRRGEAPLYEADLGAEEYSDPLPQALILTAIVITFAVTAFMLGMIYRSWAISRADVVADDDEDLRVSQQSTFDFEEDSPVPEDTTEFDGDEIQPDTIQETGPRA; this comes from the coding sequence ATGAGTACCAACGTCACCTTGTTGATCGTGATGGGTGTGCTCTTTGCGGTGGGCATCTATCTCTTACTCGAACGCTCCCTGACCCGGGTCTTGTTGGGCATTGTGGTGCTCGGCAACGGGGTAAACCTGTTGATCCTGGCCTCCGGCGGTCGCCGCGGAGAGGCTCCACTTTATGAGGCGGACTTGGGGGCCGAGGAATACTCGGATCCGCTACCGCAAGCATTGATCCTCACCGCCATTGTGATCACGTTCGCCGTCACCGCCTTCATGCTGGGGATGATCTACCGTTCCTGGGCCATCTCCCGGGCCGACGTTGTGGCGGATGATGACGAGGATCTTCGTGTCTCGCAGCAGTCAACCTTCGACTTCGAGGAAGACTCACCGGTCCCCGAAGACACCACCGAATTTGATGGGGACGAAATCCAACCCGACACGATCCAAGAAACGGGGCCACGCGCATGA